The genomic DNA GCACGCGCTCGCCGAGGCCGTGCGTCTCGATGCGCGCCGCGATGCCGTCGAGCATCGTCTTGCCCCGCGCCTCGATGGCGCGCAACACGTTGCCGTCGGCCAAGGTGTCGAGCACGACACGCGCCGCCGCCAGCGACAGCGCCTCGCCGCCGTGCGTACCGGAGAAGAACACGTCTTCGAAGACGCGCATGACGTCCCACGTGCCGCCCACCGCCGAGATCGGCATGCCGTTGCCAAGCGCCTTGCCGTAGCACGACAGGTCGGGCGTCACGCCGTAGCGCTCGCGCGCACCGCCGGGTGCGAGGCGGAACCCCGTGATGACTTCGTCGAAGACCGAGATGGCGCCGGCCGCCTTCGCCAGCTCGACGACGCCTTCGAGGAAGCCGGGTGCGGGCAGGTCGAGCGCGGCGGGCTCGACGATAACGGCGGCCACCTCGCCGCGATGCTCGGCCAGCACGCGTTCGAGATCGGCGAGGTCGTTGAACGCGAACGTCGACGTGAGCGCCTGCACAACCTTGGGCACGCCGCCGTTGCGCGTCGTCGTACCGATGTACCAGTCGTGCCACCCGTGGTAGCCGGCGACAAGAACCTGGTCGCGCCCGGTGCAGGCGCGCGCCCCGCGGACCGCCGCGCTCAGCGCGTCCGACCCGCTCTTGGCAAAGCGCACGGCTTCGACGCCGGGACACATCGCCACGATGCGC from Acidimicrobiales bacterium includes the following:
- a CDS encoding aminotransferase class III-fold pyridoxal phosphate-dependent enzyme, whose protein sequence is MTSFEQSGKWWERAQRVIPLGTQTLSKSPTQFVQGVNPIYLQRGAGAHVWDVDGNEYVDYPMALGPVILGYAEPDVDAAIKRQLDDGITFTLMHPLEVEVAERIVAMCPGVEAVRFAKSGSDALSAAVRGARACTGRDQVLVAGYHGWHDWYIGTTTRNGGVPKVVQALTSTFAFNDLADLERVLAEHRGEVAAVIVEPAALDLPAPGFLEGVVELAKAAGAISVFDEVITGFRLAPGGARERYGVTPDLSCYGKALGNGMPISAVGGTWDVMRVFEDVFFSGTHGGEALSLAAARVVLDTLADGNVLRAIEARGKTMLDGIAARIETHGLGERVRVGGEPQRAVVAFAGDDHLVVKSWVQQCLVEKGALFNGSMFICARHSDDDIARALRGFDTAFAALADGADVAPLLKGPPVQPVFRTP